A section of the Methanococcus voltae genome encodes:
- a CDS encoding SufB/SufD family protein, with translation MNQKIKEAKIKAEKFKDVPAPFGEDIDFNDYPTPAPTNREVESLKEIDDDEKIALSKVGIDINEKSTSGSYVQVNNEPIYSKMYKNIEIMPITEAFKKHDLSEYYWNVVDIKDKYAARVENELSEGYFIYAPKGVKESIPLQTCLLIGKEDVSQNVHNIIIVEEGAELNVITGCTTSPHVKSGLHLGVSEFYVKKGGKLTYTMIHNWGENVHVRPRTGVRLEEDAVFINNYVTTMPVKSIQSYPTAYCEGDNSKATFQTIVYGSGKSKYDMGSRVVLNGKGASADMISRVIAVDESEIVSRGHLVGAEKEVKGHLECRGLILSKDGRILAVPELEATETDLDLSHEAAVGKIAEDQLIYLMSRGLTEDEATSLIIKGFLSVDITGLPEELAKSVKNMMDMTLENAM, from the coding sequence ATGAATCAAAAAATAAAAGAAGCTAAAATCAAAGCAGAGAAGTTTAAAGACGTTCCCGCACCATTTGGGGAAGATATAGACTTCAATGACTACCCAACACCTGCTCCTACAAACAGAGAAGTTGAATCATTGAAAGAAATTGACGACGATGAAAAGATAGCACTTTCAAAAGTAGGAATCGATATAAACGAAAAAAGTACATCTGGTTCATACGTACAAGTTAACAACGAACCGATATACTCAAAAATGTACAAAAATATCGAAATAATGCCTATTACTGAAGCATTTAAAAAGCATGATTTAAGTGAATACTACTGGAATGTAGTAGATATCAAGGATAAATACGCTGCAAGAGTAGAGAATGAATTATCCGAAGGTTATTTCATCTACGCACCAAAAGGCGTAAAAGAATCAATACCTTTACAAACTTGCCTCTTAATTGGTAAAGAAGATGTTTCACAAAACGTCCACAATATCATCATTGTAGAAGAAGGAGCTGAATTAAACGTAATAACAGGATGTACAACATCCCCTCACGTAAAATCAGGTCTTCACTTGGGTGTTTCAGAATTTTACGTTAAAAAAGGCGGTAAATTAACCTATACAATGATACATAATTGGGGCGAAAACGTACACGTTAGACCTAGAACCGGTGTAAGATTAGAAGAAGACGCTGTATTCATTAACAACTACGTTACGACAATGCCTGTTAAGTCTATACAAAGCTATCCAACAGCTTATTGTGAGGGAGACAACAGTAAAGCAACTTTCCAAACAATCGTATACGGTAGCGGTAAATCTAAGTACGATATGGGCTCAAGAGTAGTTCTTAATGGAAAAGGTGCTAGTGCAGACATGATTTCAAGAGTTATCGCAGTTGATGAATCAGAAATCGTTTCAAGAGGTCACCTCGTAGGTGCTGAAAAAGAAGTTAAGGGACACCTTGAATGTAGGGGTTTAATCCTTTCAAAAGACGGTAGAATATTAGCAGTTCCTGAATTGGAGGCTACTGAAACCGATTTGGATTTATCTCACGAAGCAGCAGTAGGTAAGATTGCAGAGGACCAACTTATATATTTAATGTCAAGAGGGCTTACCGAGGATGAGGCGACTTCTTTAATTATTAAAGGGTTCCTTAGCGTGGACATTACAGGCTTACCGGAAGAACTTGCCAAAAGTGTTAAGAATATGATGGACATGACACTTGAAAATGCAATGTAA